A stretch of Paenibacillus mucilaginosus 3016 DNA encodes these proteins:
- a CDS encoding metallophosphoesterase: protein MILQWMLPPGYAEAAALFADREEPICFGHYHPVHFFGATAPLFLNPGSLGCNHQPLARLALVEVDDKGTLELMAAGCDNTGFLRSYDVLQVPDGS, encoded by the coding sequence ATGATTTTGCAATGGATGCTCCCGCCGGGTTATGCGGAGGCTGCGGCTTTATTCGCTGACCGGGAGGAGCCGATCTGCTTTGGCCATTATCATCCCGTTCACTTCTTCGGGGCGACGGCGCCCCTGTTTCTGAACCCGGGCTCGCTGGGGTGTAATCATCAGCCGCTGGCCCGCTTGGCGTTAGTCGAAGTGGACGACAAGGGAACCCTTGAGCTCATGGCCGCCGGCTGCGACAATACCGGATTCTTAAGGTCTTATGACGTGCTGCAAGTTCCGGACGGGAGTTGA